Genomic window (Magnolia sinica isolate HGM2019 chromosome 10, MsV1, whole genome shotgun sequence):
tcgcacaacacgtacccacaccagctaatCGGCTTCTCTAGCGTGTAGGGCTTAGCTAGCAAAACTATCATTGTCATGAGTTTTGAAGATTCCACATGCGTGTGCGTGCAATACACAACCACGGGTGGGTCATGCGTCCCAATATGACACTTGCGTGAGACCTGtgcttttcaataggtttttaacATCTTCTCATAAAAATCAAGCCATTTCACACTTCAAGTTGGCCATATCACATTAAAACGAAAatgactggaaaaaaaaaaaaaaaaaaaagaagaagaagaaaaaaactattAATTTGCTTTGTACATTATGGCTCATATGAAGAGCGAATTTCTAAATTTTAGACCGAAGATTTAAGCATTATTTCCATGTGGGCCCTTCAATTGGTaagttttattaatttttaaacaaAAAACTAATAAAGAAATTTTGGTAATTCTCTCTTTCAAAAGCACAGGGCAACTTGATGCATTATCACgtgaaattaaaaattttaagaaattttttcGTAAAattttccattattattattattacaactACGAAGGctgaggaggagaagaaaagtaaaaaacTCACCTTTGGTCTTGCCTTAGCATGGGAAGCATGTTTACGTGGGTACTGTGGATGCTGCCTGCCTTGTGCTCTCCTTTTCAAGTATTTTCAGGTCAAAAGTAGAGAGTTGACTGAACCACCCCACCAGAGAGTATCAACTCTCCCGGGTCAGTATCAACTCCATTAAAATCCCCATATAAAGATAATATATTGCCTTCTTTATGACACGTGTCTAATTTTATGGAGTTATCTTTTTGGAATTGTTACTTGATACTTAAAAACggcacatgtggcatgcatgaaTCCAAGCTTtccaattaattaatttttatttaaccTGATACAGCAATCACACCTGTCCAATTTAATAATAGGTTGgagatccaatccacccatcagaATGGTAGCATTATATTGATGTCTTAGCTCAATAATAATCAGTTTGTAAATTATCGATCAAAGTTTTTCACATGCTGATTAGATCATCTTTTTAGTTTTTGGGTAAACATGTACATGGATGGATTTTATTTATCTTTATTGCATGCTTTCTCAAACAAAGCTCTCTTTTACTATTCTTAATCTTTctaattcataattatttattatcTATTGAGTCGATTGAGTATTCAAGTCAACCTGAGTCCCATGAACATTGAGtcgagttttcatgtttttaaattATGAAATAAAGCTGGTACACTCATGACTCATCCAAGTAGGCCACAGAAGATCTGCTGGCACAGACTGCTATATATGCTAGTATTTTTACTTTTTAACCATCATTTTTCTCATAAGTACATTtagtccacctgataaatgtACGGACCTTCCATCGCATTAACCATGGACGTGGGCCATACCTCATGAATCTACCTAATCTCGCACGCATGTGAGAAGTTGTCATGCATGATGCATGCCAAGCTCTTAGCATTAACCATGGGTCGGCCTTCGTCATCTTACCAAGCCGCTTAGCATTGACCATGGGCGTACTGactaaattctgtggggcccaccaggatttatatattttatccactccgtccatccattttaccagataattttagggcttgatgaaaaacatgaagcatgtccaaagctcaaatggaccacaccacaggaaaaagtgtgaatcgaacgtctactgttgaaaatttcttgggggccacagaagttttggatcaagctgatatttgtgttttcccttcattcaatgtctttgtgatcttataaacaggttggatgacaaataaacatcactgtgggccctagttaggtttcaacggtggaaatcattattcccattgtttcttgtggtgtggtccaattgagctttggatatccttaCATTTTGGGGTcagtccctaaaatgatatggaaaaagataaaacacatacattcacgatgggcccaacagagtttactgagtacgaaatcggattgccttgTGATCTAAGATATTCATTTTGATGGCTCATCTTCAATCATTCACATGCCACTCACGTGGAAGATGTATGTAAGCTGAGATTTCCATTGGATCTACTACAAACTTCAAGAACCACAATATACTAATGATTGAGGATGTTCATTGGACAGTCCTGGTGCATGTGTAGAAGGTTTTACTCACCGAGATCAACCTTTTCATGGTATCAGGGATTGATTCTACTCACCATTCAAGCTCGCTCTCCCTCATTAAAGCCACCCATTTGCAATCATCCCACCAACACACAAACTCCAATTCCATGCAAACAAGTTGGGGGTGGGAAGGCTGCAATTTTGTTCACAGGCCTTTATCTGGTAGCCCTGGGCGTCGGAGGCATTAAGGGGTCACTACCAGCTCATGGGGCCCAGCAGTTTGACCATACCACAGCGCTTGGAAGGAAGCAAAGGTCTACATTCTTCAACTATTATGTATTCTGtctctcatgtggggcacttaTAGCAGTGACATTAGTGGTGTGGATTGAAGATAATAAGGGATGGCAGTGGGGCTTTGGAATCTCTACTGCAGCAAtactcctctctcttcctctcttccttgcTGGCTCTTCTACTTATAGAAACAAAATTCCCGAAGGAAGTCCTCTCACAACCATAGCTAAGGTAAAAAGTTGACTAAGATGgctgattatttttttatttttctttccttttccttctttttaatcTACCATTCACATTCTAGTATTGGGGCCCAATGTGGATAGAGCATTGaccaaaaaatcacactgatggtgtgatcctaaccatcccacgAGTGGACCCTTTTTGTTTTCTTGATCAATGCCAATATGGGATCCACCACCTTGTGGATGTAACTTAGagatttgctagaatacatcccgaTGTATAACGGTAACATATACACTGAGACTTTAGCCTTTGACTCTGGGCCACCTTCcaactatccaaaccgtttatatgataagCTTGGCTTTTTTTATGGTCGATGGGCAGCAAATAGAAGTTCTTAAATTGGATTGTTTCAAACCTTCAGTGAGTTGGCTCTTTTGCATGAAGCAGTCACACTTACGTTTTGTATAATCAAAGGTTTCAAATATTCAATATAAGAGTTACATTGGTTCATTCACCATCCAAGAGGAGGCCATATcacaaaacattttttttttttttttggcgtggGTCATTGAAACAAACCCTAATCCAACGGCTAGAGTCTGTGTGTCCTATTGCAGTATGTTTAGGATGTTCTAGCAAACCTCTGTACCATCACACACAAAGAATAAGCCAATtgagtgatcctaaccatcccaccAATAGACCTCTGTTGTTGAACAATGCCATAACTTGCATTGACATTACAGAAGGAGGCTATTGATGGGTTGTTGGAATATCCAATCCATGTTATCTTTTGGCCAATGACCGTCGAAGAAGCATCCCATCTGTGGGACTATCACTATCAATGGTCATGACCAATCATCAGACGATCGAATCATTCTTTTTTCCGTTTGAACTAAGCTTAGCTGGTAACATGTCCAGTGTCTGCATACCACAGGTCCTGATTGCTTCAAGTTGCACCATCCAAATTGCACGGGGCCCAAGTAACGCGATCATGAGCATGGGCACAAGCCCAAGCATGCCAACCCAGACCAACaatgaggaagaagatgagaatggcAATGATCCAAAGGATCCGCCAAGCAGAGGCCTCAAGTTCCTTAACAGGGCAGCAACAAGAAAGCCTGTTTGGCAAGGACTGAAATGTACCATAGAGGAAGTAGAAGAGGTGAAGGTAGTGATAAGAATCCTCCCCATCTTCGCTTGCACCATAATACTCAACTGCTGCCTTGCCCAGCTCTCCACATTCTCAGTCCAACAAGCAGCCTCCATGAACACCAAGCTCGGCTCCCTCTCAGTCCCACCTGCATCACTCCCCATCTTCCCTGTCGTCTTCATCATGATCCTTGCCCCGCTTTACGACCATGTCATCATCCCGTTCGCAAGAAAAGCCACAAAATCAGAGATGGGCATATCTCATCTACAACGGATTGGTATTGGGCTGGTCCTCTCGATTGTGGCAATGGCAGTAGCGGCTCTGGTGGAGATCAAGCGAAAGCATGTGGTGCACCAATCAGGGTTATTCGACGGCAGCCGTCCACTGCCCATAACATTCTTTTGGGTGGCTTTGCAGTACTTGTTTCTGGGGTCCGCTGACCTTTTCACATTGGCTGGTCTGTTGGAATTCTTCTTCACAGAAGCGCCAGTTAGCATGAGGTCCTTGGCTATGTCGCTGTCATGGGCATCTTTGGCGATGGGATACTATCTCAGCTCTGTTCTCGTCTCAATAGTCAACAGCGCCACCAGCAGATCACCGTGGCTCTCTGGCTCTAACTTGAATCACTACCATCTCGACCATTTCTACTGGTTAATGTGTGTCCTGAGTGCCTTGAATTTCATACACTACCTCTTGTGGGCTACCCGATACAAGTACAGATCTGCAGGGTGCAACATCTAAAACCACGATATATATATCATGTAGCAATTGCCATTCTAGTTTGTATCTAATCCATTGTCAACACCAATTTTGGTTGTGAATGTGTTTCAGATGCATGACACCTTCTGGCAATGAGAAACACCGAGGAGATTACATCCAAAGTGCTTCACTGTGTGATTTCCAGTCCACAGGTCGTGTGGTGCCCACCACAAAGATAAACTGGCCCTATAAGTCTAATCAACTTGATATACAGAAAAATAAGATAGTACAAAACCAGCAAATGCAGACCTGCAGACTATCTGAAACAGTTCTATTCAGAACATAATCAATTACAAAAGCCCCACCGCCATCACAACTTATTCTCTTTGCAATGGCATGAGTCATCTCCATTGCTTTTGGGCAAACTTCAACAGGATCAAGTTTTGCTATTTCTTCCCTGGAAGCCCACTTGCAATAGCTCTTAAGATAGAGCAATGTAGCAGGTGTAGGCTGTGGAGAGAGAATAGAATGAAACCTGCAAAGAGTAGCAGCAAATATCACATTACAATCTACTATAGATAAAAACCCACAGATAATACACTTGAGGGTTCGTTTGCATGCAAGTTTCTAAGTGACTTTCAGCTATTagtcacttacagggaagtgacttctcacccccagccctacaaaagtttcctaGCAGTTTTGCTTGTGGCTTGTAGGTGAATTTcctcccaaacaccacctgtcacttcccacttacagaacttacaggcatctaaACGATCCCTAAGAAAATTCTGCACTGTATAAGATTGCTGAACCTGTACGATGAATCTTTTGCAACATCAACCACCTTCTCACACCAGTCACAGGAATTCTTCTGCAAAAGAGATGGATACATTATAACAAAATGGAGAATTAAATAGCTTTCTTAAAACTGAATAAAC
Coding sequences:
- the LOC131258323 gene encoding protein NRT1/ PTR FAMILY 4.6-like isoform X1, whose translation is MEEGNESERWEGYVDWRNRPALKRHHGGMLAASFVLVVEVLENLAFLANASNLVLYLADFMHFSPARSANTVTNFMGTAFLLALLGGFLSDAFLSTYYIYLISAVIEFLGLILLTIQARSPSLKPPICNHPTNTQTPIPCKQVGGGKAAILFTGLYLVALGVGGIKGSLPAHGAQQFDHTTALGRKQRSTFFNYYVFCLSCGALIAVTLVVWIEDNKGWQWGFGISTAAILLSLPLFLAGSSTYRNKIPEGSPLTTIAKVLIASSCTIQIARGPSNAIMSMGTSPSMPTQTNNEEEDENGNDPKDPPSRGLKFLNRAATRKPVWQGLKCTIEEVEEVKVVIRILPIFACTIILNCCLAQLSTFSVQQAASMNTKLGSLSVPPASLPIFPVVFIMILAPLYDHVIIPFARKATKSEMGISHLQRIGIGLVLSIVAMAVAALVEIKRKHVVHQSGLFDGSRPLPITFFWVALQYLFLGSADLFTLAGLLEFFFTEAPVSMRSLAMSLSWASLAMGYYLSSVLVSIVNSATSRSPWLSGSNLNHYHLDHFYWLMCVLSALNFIHYLLWATRYKYRSAGCNI
- the LOC131258323 gene encoding protein NRT1/ PTR FAMILY 4.6-like isoform X2; translation: MAACLQLHLSWGLILLTIQARSPSLKPPICNHPTNTQTPIPCKQVGGGKAAILFTGLYLVALGVGGIKGSLPAHGAQQFDHTTALGRKQRSTFFNYYVFCLSCGALIAVTLVVWIEDNKGWQWGFGISTAAILLSLPLFLAGSSTYRNKIPEGSPLTTIAKVLIASSCTIQIARGPSNAIMSMGTSPSMPTQTNNEEEDENGNDPKDPPSRGLKFLNRAATRKPVWQGLKCTIEEVEEVKVVIRILPIFACTIILNCCLAQLSTFSVQQAASMNTKLGSLSVPPASLPIFPVVFIMILAPLYDHVIIPFARKATKSEMGISHLQRIGIGLVLSIVAMAVAALVEIKRKHVVHQSGLFDGSRPLPITFFWVALQYLFLGSADLFTLAGLLEFFFTEAPVSMRSLAMSLSWASLAMGYYLSSVLVSIVNSATSRSPWLSGSNLNHYHLDHFYWLMCVLSALNFIHYLLWATRYKYRSAGCNI